The genomic stretch atgcaatatttttcttttggggacGGCTTATTTCATTCAATGTAATGTCTTCAACACTTGATAttctttatattgtttatattattttagcCAATGTGGTGGCCACGCCATGGCACAGCATTGGGgtttttattcacatttccttGACAGCTACTGAAGTTAAACACCTTTCTATGTACCTATTGGCCCCTTGAATATCTCACGTTTTTTATTGGGTTGCCTGccttttttgttactgatttttggAAGATCcttgtatattctttttatacTGTGGATGAATCTTTTGTTAGATATATGTATTAGGAAATACCTACTCCCACCAGAGAGTTACATTTAGAAatagatttacttttaaaaataatacatgaaccACCCctcactaccaaaaaaaaaaaaagagagagagtatatgtTCAGAAGCTGACATCTCCCTCCATCCCGAGAGAAACTTAACACGAGATATATCTAACAAtgaaaatggtacattttttCTCCCACGGAACAATGTTCCTAATGAATAttatcccccattttacagaggaggaaacacagGGAGGTGAAGTGGTTTGCCTGATGTTTGAACTTAACTGTGACTTTCAGCCACTCTAAGGAGTGTCACATTCACATTTATAAACTTTGGTTCAGAGGGTAGTCAATTCATAGAGAATCAGTGCCTGACATGCATTTTTTCAGAGATGTCCTGCCCAGTCAGAGCTGGCCTTCCCAGTGACAGGAGCGGGTTGGGGGTTGTCATTTCTGGATCTTGATCTCTGCATACTCAGTTGTCTCTTGGTCCTGAAAGTTGTGTGGCTTCAGTCCATGGAAGCAGAGATTGGCGTAGTGGAGCTCCTGATCCTTCTCCGAGGGGGAGGTGGCCGCAGCTTGGGGCAGGGGCTCTGAGGGGCTGTCTGACCAGGGTTTGCTCAGGTGATCCTGAGTGGAATGAGGGAAAAGCATCGGAGCTGGCCTTTGGGTCTGGAGAAGAGAAGTGGGGTCTGGAGTTCACTTTCTCATTTAGCCACTTCATGCCCATTTCCTGaacattcatttatccatccatccatccatccagccagccagccattcattcattcactctttcattcatttgtatctTTAACAAATTTTCATCACAATGGCATTGAATCCTTATAACTTCCCCACTCTCCGGTGGATGATATAActgttatccttattttacagatatgaaaatAGAGTAAGCAAAGTCAAGAAACTTCAGCACACATGATCTCTGACCTCAGCCTCTCAGGGCAACGAGAGAGTATCAAATTGCTATACGCACGTACACATGCAAATGATCTAATTGCAAATTGTGATCTGATGCATAGAAGCAGGGTGCCATAAGTGGGTGAGAATCACAGAGACCTGCCCTGTCTGCCCAGGGGCTCACAGGGTGCTGAGGATAGGCCTTGATTATTACAGGAAGGCATGATGACAGTCTGCCTGCATAGGGGAGGGAATATTTAAACTGGAGAGTGAAAGGGGATTAGGGTCTGGCCAGTGCAAATGGGGAGGTCACAGGAAATTATGCATGCAAAGGCACAAAGTCACAGAGAATAAGCCTTGCCTGGGGATAAGGAGCTAATTTTGTGGTCAGGGGCAGGAAGTGGGCTGGAGAACTCGGGAGGGGACAGATCACAGAACACCAGACTGAGGAAATTGGActactgtccaatatggtagctcctagccacatgtggctacagAGCAAATGAAATGTGGCGATTCTGAAAGGAGGTGTGCCACGAGTATGAAATAAAACCTGGATTTCAAAAATTTAGtaccaaaagaagaagaagaaagaatgtaaaTTATCTCATTAATAATCTGTACATTGATTATTGATGAGATGacagtgaaataatattttgaacatattgggttaaataatacattatattaaaattgaTCTCATggttctttctactttttaaatgtggcCATTAGTAAATTTTAAGCTACGTATGTGTCTCACATGATATTTCTGTTGGACCATGCTGGTCTAGATAGTGGGAAGCAAGCACAGGGGTGGCAGCTGTTTGGGGGAATTTCTTGCCCAAAGATTGGGCGGAGAGGTGGAGAGATGGAGTGGTGGAGGCAAGACCAGTGACCCAGAAGGGAGACAGTAAGGGCTCGGTAGGGAAGgggctaaaaggaaaaaaagctttgCTAAAAGGGAAATGAGTGAGACTCGGTCCATCACTGGCTGTGGTaggtggaggagaggggagaggaaaggatggCTCTCAGGTCTCTGAGTTGAGTGCAGCCAGAAATCCTGAGGAAGAACTGAGTTTGGGAAGTCGGTGAGGAACTTATCCTTTGGCATGCTGACAGTCATGAATTGCCCCATGGCTCATCCCAAGACACCAGATAGAAAGATGAAAGATGCCCTGGCCACTCACCTGGGAGATGGTATCCAATGCTGGATGGACACCATGATTGTGCACTGCTTTCTGGGTTGATTTTTGCCTGTAGGTCTTCACTCTGAGGAGAGAGATCAGGGCCCTTCAGCCTGGCTGCTCACTGCTGGGAGTCTGGAAGGATAACTGAGGCAGAGCATGAGGGATGCTGTCTGGCTGCAGAGACCAGGAAGAGACCACGTGTTCCCTCCTCCTGATGGCGGGAACCCTAGCCACAGCCATGATGTCAGGAGGCTAAATTCCTGATGCTGCTTCAATGAATTGCATCAGGATGACGAACTGCCTCCTCTCTGGCTTCATCACCTAGTCAGGTTTCTTTAGCTCTGTGCTTTGAGAATGAGGGATTCCTtgagtcccctccccacccaaccTCATGAGGCCTTCACCCAAACTGGGGCCACCACTCACGCGAAGAAGATgatgaggcagagacagagagcaagcagagCCATGATACCAGCTCCCCAGATGGCCCCCTGAACCACACATGTCCTGGGCCCCAGTCTTCCTGCAGGTGAGAGATCTGGGGTAAACTCCAATCCTACTAGGCAGGCATCTGAGCATCCAACCTTCTGGAATCCATGGCCCAGGGCTGTGCCCACTTCTACCCAGGGCTGGCTTCTTTGTCCCCCACCCCTCTATGTGATCCTAGCCTCCGgttcccccaacccctcccctgaCAATCTATAGACAAATCTGACCTCAAGTGCCCTTTTGCCTGAGTCAGAGCCACTTCTCtcctcaatttcttccagaaTCCTGGATCATACTACCATCTCCCTGGGCATTACCCTTATACCCCCCTGACCTGGCAGCAGCAGAATGGTGGTGCTCTGTTTCCCGTGTGAATTCCAGGCTTCACAGCTGAGTCTGAGGCCTGAGTCCAGTGGTCCACTGAGGCTCATGTTACTGTtggcccagggccctgcagcACTGGAGGTGATGGTCAAGGAGGTGTTGCTATAGTTCCCCTCCAGCAGCTCCTCCCCCAGCTGCCAGTGCAGAGAGGGGGGCAGCTGGGATTGAGCTGAACAGTGGCAGTGCAGATCCTTACCCTCCCAGGAGCAAGAGGGACCAAATAGCTTTGGAGGGTCTGTGGGAAGACAGGAGAAGGATCAGAGGAGGCCGCTCTCCCCAGGACCCAGGCAGCCCTCGCAGGTGTGTTCCAACTCACTCTTCACAAGTAGACTCAGGGATGCttccagggagcccaacatgtgcTGAGCTCGGCAGATGTATTTCCCATGATCCTCCAGTTCCACCCGGGGAaactccaggatcccaggatttgAGGGTTGTGAGGACTTCAGGGTCAGGCTACCCCGGGTCCAGCTCACGCTAGCAGGAGGGTTGCTGTCACCAATACAGACCAGATACAGAGCCTGGCCCTCCTGAAGTAGGAGAGACGAATCGTTCCCCAGAGCCTCAGTTCCTggcaagacagagagaaagtTAAGCCCTGGCTCTCACTAGGggtattctctctctgtctctcggtctctctcctttccctacaTCATGTAAATCTGTCTCTTCTCTTCCACCACATGACTGGACCCCATGATTATGGAATCAGCCCAAGGGGACAGGGTTGGGAGCAGGTGCTTTAGCCTTTCCAAGAGGCCCTTGTGCATTCAATCTTTCTTTGTTCACTAAGATCTGTCTAATTTAGGTGTGTATGAGAGCTCACAGTCTTGTGAGTGAGATACCCCAAATCAGGCATCAAAGAGCAGTCTGATGTGTTTTGTGATGGGGGTACATTGTGCTGGGGAAACCTTGAGGATGGGAGTTCAGTGAGACTGTCAGGGCagggagagcttcctggaggaggagagacTAAAGTGGAGCATGAGACAGGTGGGGAGCTGACATGGAAGGACATTGCTGAGGCAGGCACAGAAAGTG from Canis lupus dingo isolate Sandy chromosome 1, ASM325472v2, whole genome shotgun sequence encodes the following:
- the LOC112645052 gene encoding sialic acid-binding Ig-like lectin 13; the encoded protein is MTLTPKMLPLLFPLLWTGSLAQDSSFHLQVEESVKVQEGLCVRVTCKFFYPQNGYTANNPAYGYWFREGASTSQDAPVATNNPLRKVQEGTQDRFCLLGNPLEYDCSLEIKDAQRRDSGTYFFRVERGYYVRYNYLQNQLSVHVTALTETPDIHIQGPLESGHPKNITCSVPWVCKRGTPPTFSWFGVAFTSWGSKTPHSSVLTLTPRPQDHGTNLTCQVTFPGAGVSTERTIQLNVSYALQNLTISIFQREGTGTEALGNDSSLLLQEGQALYLVCIGDSNPPASVSWTRGSLTLKSSQPSNPGILEFPRVELEDHGKYICRAQHMLGSLEASLSLLVKNPPKLFGPSCSWEGKDLHCHCSAQSQLPPSLHWQLGEELLEGNYSNTSLTITSSAAGPWANSNMSLSGPLDSGLRLSCEAWNSHGKQSTTILLLPGRLGPRTCVVQGAIWGAGIMALLALCLCLIIFFAVKTYRQKSTQKAVHNHGVHPALDTISQTQRPAPMLFPHSTQDHLSKPWSDSPSEPLPQAAATSPSEKDQELHYANLCFHGLKPHNFQDQETTEYAEIKIQK